Proteins from one Oscillatoria nigro-viridis PCC 7112 genomic window:
- a CDS encoding DUF2079 domain-containing protein — MKFKPLYYWNNQTGLRQVTILATIFFILVLSFSIIRYESFLATYDHGLFNQVFWNSIHGRFFQSSMSSAASSASLIDRQLSYPFYIHLGQHFVIDFLIWMPIYALFPSPITLIVLQVALIAAAGIVLYFLARHYLSVPLSVMIVASYYGANGVIGPTLGNFYEHCQIPLFIFSLLLALEKQRWSLFWLFAVLTLGTREDAGISLFGIGAYLIVSRRYPRVGIALCALSFSYVVFVTNRIMPMFSADNSRLYLANYFRQFVKTENPSTLELLWAIISQPQLIIEVFFKDASKRILYLLGHWLPLAFVPAIAPSAWLMTVFPLLVLLLQVVNQAATSINTRYTFSVIPGLFYGTILWWSQHQHKFKPRFHRFWIGCIGMSILLTYTSNPNRALYFISPYSFQPWVYQSLPAQLGHAANVKKVLSLIPQDASVSTSGYIVSHLSGRRNIIRLEVMQMKDEEGKVVDVDYAVLDLWQLQQNNLKVPVDRGRVRAGVRFTDEALRRGLYGIAEVLDGVVLVQKGITSKPEVLSAWSKLRQEIEPLMK; from the coding sequence ATGAAATTTAAACCTCTCTACTACTGGAACAATCAAACAGGATTGCGTCAAGTTACAATCCTAGCCACCATCTTTTTTATATTAGTTTTAAGTTTTAGCATAATCCGCTACGAAAGCTTCTTAGCCACCTACGATCACGGTTTATTTAACCAAGTATTTTGGAATAGCATACACGGCAGATTTTTTCAAAGTTCAATGTCTTCAGCCGCCTCCAGCGCCTCGCTGATAGACAGACAACTTTCCTACCCATTTTATATCCATTTAGGCCAACACTTCGTCATCGATTTTCTAATTTGGATGCCGATTTATGCATTATTTCCATCTCCCATTACCCTGATAGTTTTGCAAGTTGCTTTAATTGCAGCCGCCGGAATAGTGCTGTATTTCTTAGCAAGACACTATCTATCTGTTCCCCTGTCGGTAATGATAGTAGCCAGCTATTACGGAGCAAATGGTGTCATCGGCCCGACGCTGGGAAATTTTTACGAACACTGCCAAATTCCTCTATTTATATTTAGCTTGCTCCTAGCATTAGAAAAGCAGCGCTGGTCGCTATTTTGGCTGTTCGCAGTTTTAACATTAGGCACTCGCGAAGATGCTGGAATTAGCTTGTTTGGCATCGGAGCCTATTTAATTGTCAGTCGGCGCTACCCCCGCGTCGGCATAGCTTTGTGCGCTCTCAGCTTTAGCTACGTGGTGTTCGTAACTAATAGAATCATGCCGATGTTTTCGGCTGACAATTCCCGCTTGTACTTGGCTAATTATTTTAGGCAATTTGTTAAAACCGAGAACCCGTCAACACTAGAACTGCTTTGGGCGATTATCAGTCAACCTCAGCTCATAATTGAAGTATTTTTTAAAGATGCAAGTAAGCGAATTTTATATCTTTTAGGTCATTGGTTGCCGCTAGCATTTGTACCTGCGATCGCTCCTAGCGCCTGGTTAATGACTGTTTTTCCTTTACTGGTTCTGTTGCTGCAAGTTGTTAATCAGGCTGCTACTTCTATCAACACCCGCTACACATTTTCTGTAATTCCGGGGTTATTTTACGGTACAATCCTGTGGTGGTCGCAACATCAACATAAATTCAAACCCAGGTTCCACCGCTTCTGGATTGGGTGTATCGGTATGTCAATACTGCTTACGTACACTTCCAATCCGAATCGAGCTTTGTATTTCATCTCTCCTTATTCTTTTCAACCTTGGGTTTATCAATCTTTGCCGGCTCAACTAGGACACGCAGCTAATGTCAAAAAAGTCTTAAGTTTGATTCCCCAAGATGCTAGCGTTTCTACCAGCGGTTATATCGTTTCCCACCTTTCGGGCCGCCGGAACATCATCCGTTTAGAAGTGATGCAGATGAAAGACGAAGAGGGAAAAGTAGTCGATGTCGATTATGCGGTGTTAGATTTGTGGCAGTTGCAGCAAAACAATTTAAAAGTTCCCGTTGACAGAGGTAGAGTTCGGGCGGGAGTGCGTTTTACCGATGAAGCTCTACGGCGAGGTTTGTACGGAATTGCTGAAGTATTGGACGGAGTTGTTTTAGTTCAAAAAGGCATAACTTCTAAGCCGGAAGTTTTGTCGGCTTGGTCGAAATTGCGGCAAGAAATCGAACCGTTGATGAAATAG
- a CDS encoding WcaI family glycosyltransferase → MRILIYSYNYYPEPIGIAPLMTELAQGLVKRGHQVRVVTGMPNYPQRRIYPQYEGKFYLTEEHNGVTIQRSYLRVNGPHPTLLDRLLLDGSFVVSSAVQAFRGWRPDVIFSTMPPLPICVPVAFYGWIRACPIVLNVQDIVSEAAVRVGLVKKNGLLVRIADALEKLAYCTASQVSVIDSGFVKKLHSQGVPPEKIVCVPNWVDVNFIRPLPKENNSFRETHKLKGKFVVLYAGNIALTQGLQTVVQAAARLKHITEIAFVIVGESTALARLQQDCETYKANNVMLLPFEPREKLPELLAAADVSLVVQKRRVTNFNMPSKIQVILASGRAILASVPETGTAQKAVQQSGGGVVVAPEDPQALADAVEDLYLNPALVDALGEQGRNYAVENYGFEEALNHYEALFAAVAASHSDKLLQPLPK, encoded by the coding sequence ATGCGTATTCTAATTTATTCCTATAACTATTATCCAGAGCCGATCGGCATTGCCCCCCTGATGACAGAACTAGCGCAAGGGCTAGTCAAGCGCGGCCACCAAGTCCGAGTCGTCACAGGAATGCCCAACTATCCCCAGCGCCGGATTTATCCGCAATATGAGGGCAAATTTTACCTCACCGAAGAGCACAACGGCGTCACAATTCAGCGCAGCTATCTGCGCGTCAACGGCCCCCACCCCACCCTCCTAGACCGACTTTTGCTAGACGGCAGTTTTGTCGTCTCCAGCGCCGTCCAAGCCTTCAGAGGCTGGCGTCCCGACGTGATTTTCTCGACAATGCCCCCTTTACCGATTTGCGTCCCAGTCGCCTTTTACGGCTGGATTCGCGCTTGCCCGATCGTCCTCAACGTTCAGGATATCGTCTCAGAAGCAGCCGTGCGCGTCGGCTTGGTCAAAAAAAACGGACTGCTAGTTCGCATTGCTGACGCTTTGGAAAAATTGGCCTACTGCACAGCCAGCCAAGTCAGCGTCATCGACAGCGGTTTTGTCAAAAAATTGCACTCTCAGGGAGTACCCCCCGAAAAAATAGTTTGCGTTCCCAATTGGGTTGATGTCAATTTCATTCGCCCCTTACCCAAGGAAAATAACTCATTTCGAGAAACTCACAAACTCAAGGGCAAATTTGTCGTTCTCTATGCTGGCAATATTGCCCTAACTCAAGGCTTGCAAACAGTTGTCCAAGCAGCGGCTCGTTTGAAACACATAACCGAAATCGCTTTTGTAATTGTCGGGGAATCAACAGCTTTGGCGCGCTTGCAACAAGATTGCGAAACTTACAAAGCTAATAATGTAATGCTGCTGCCCTTTGAACCGCGAGAAAAATTGCCGGAATTGTTAGCTGCTGCTGATGTTAGTTTAGTCGTACAAAAGCGCCGCGTTACTAACTTCAATATGCCTTCAAAAATTCAAGTAATTCTCGCCAGCGGCCGGGCAATTTTGGCGTCTGTTCCCGAAACTGGTACGGCCCAGAAAGCAGTGCAGCAAAGCGGTGGCGGGGTGGTGGTAGCGCCGGAAGATCCGCAGGCTTTGGCAGATGCAGTTGAGGATTTGTACTTAAATCCCGCTCTGGTGGATGCGTTGGGCGAGCAAGGCAGAAATTATGCTGTAGAGAATTACGGATTTGAGGAAGCTTTGAATCATTATGAAGCTTTATTTGCGGCGGTGGCAGCGAGTCATTCTGATAAGCTGTTGCAGCCTTTGCCGAAATAA
- a CDS encoding XisH family protein → MPAKDTYHNAVKNALLKDGWRITADPYFIKYEDAELYADIAEKPIAAERQGQKIVVEIKSFIGRSLMYDFHGALGQYIVYRNLIQLTAPEYRLYLAIDDIVYQDFFKRKSIQVITNENQVLLMVVEMAKEEILQWIN, encoded by the coding sequence ATGCCTGCCAAAGACACCTATCACAATGCAGTTAAAAATGCCCTGCTAAAAGATGGTTGGAGAATTACGGCTGACCCGTACTTCATCAAATATGAGGATGCCGAGTTGTATGCCGATATAGCAGAAAAGCCGATCGCCGCAGAACGCCAAGGACAAAAAATAGTTGTTGAAATTAAGAGCTTTATTGGGCGATCGCTCATGTATGATTTTCACGGCGCACTCGGTCAATACATTGTCTACCGCAATCTGATTCAACTCACGGCTCCAGAATACAGGCTCTATTTGGCAATTGATGATATCGTATACCAAGATTTTTTTAAACGCAAGTCTATCCAAGTAATTACTAATGAAAATCAGGTTTTGTTAATGGTAGTTGAAATGGCAAAGGAGGAAATTCTGCAATGGATAAATTAG
- the rsfS gene encoding ribosome silencing factor: protein MSDLTQLEYSRAQSTATDGTSPDDARGLIVTVAQAAEDRKAVDIVLLRVSEVSYLADYFAIVTGFSNVQVRAISQAIADQVEEEWQRLPLRTQGLSDASWVVMDYGDAIVHILKPQEREFYNLEAFWGHAERIDFSPAR from the coding sequence ATGTCAGATCTAACCCAACTCGAATACTCCAGGGCCCAGTCTACAGCAACCGACGGCACCTCCCCAGACGACGCTCGCGGCCTGATCGTGACCGTTGCCCAAGCAGCAGAAGACCGCAAAGCAGTAGATATTGTATTGCTGCGCGTGTCAGAAGTATCCTATTTGGCAGACTACTTTGCGATCGTCACCGGATTTTCCAACGTGCAGGTACGAGCCATCTCCCAAGCGATAGCAGACCAAGTGGAAGAAGAGTGGCAACGCTTGCCGCTGCGTACACAAGGGCTGTCAGACGCCAGTTGGGTAGTCATGGACTACGGCGACGCGATCGTTCACATCTTGAAGCCTCAAGAGCGGGAGTTCTACAATTTAGAAGCGTTCTGGGGACACGCCGAACGCATTGACTTTTCCCCCGCGCGGTGA
- the yqeK gene encoding bis(5'-nucleosyl)-tetraphosphatase (symmetrical) YqeK yields MTVVPARENVLAWLCDRVPAARIKHILGVEQVAGDLARHYGLDEAKARSAGLLHDLAKYFKPQLLLQMAQKEGLELDSVLEAHPHLLHADASAIVARDEFGVVDREILEAIANHTLGRPNMSQLSCTVFIADTIEPSRGNTAALEALREASRQNLYAAVWQTSDYSLKYLLETRCYIHPRTVLTRNWALQMARESQETGNSTQKSIEQITS; encoded by the coding sequence TTGACAGTTGTACCCGCGCGCGAAAACGTCCTAGCTTGGCTCTGTGACCGCGTTCCTGCTGCCCGCATCAAACACATTCTGGGAGTCGAACAGGTAGCAGGTGACTTGGCTCGCCATTACGGCCTCGACGAAGCAAAAGCCCGATCGGCCGGTTTGTTGCACGATTTGGCAAAATACTTCAAACCTCAACTGCTGCTGCAAATGGCCCAGAAGGAAGGTTTAGAGTTAGACTCAGTGTTAGAAGCACACCCGCATTTGCTGCACGCAGACGCGAGCGCGATCGTCGCCAGAGACGAATTCGGGGTGGTCGATCGAGAAATTTTGGAAGCAATCGCCAATCACACCCTCGGCAGACCAAACATGAGCCAGCTCAGTTGTACCGTATTCATAGCAGATACCATAGAGCCAAGCCGCGGCAACACAGCCGCACTAGAAGCACTGCGCGAGGCAAGCAGGCAAAATCTTTATGCAGCCGTGTGGCAAACTAGCGATTATTCTCTTAAATATTTGCTAGAAACTCGCTGCTACATCCACCCCCGCACCGTACTTACGCGGAATTGGGCGCTGCAAATGGCCCGCGAATCGCAGGAAACAGGAAATTCGACGCAGAAGTCGATCGAACAAATCACAAGTTGA
- a CDS encoding ATP-binding protein: MKDKQPKAEWHLQVETDLNALTSVLEWLENIVLPMIPADFWWQCRLIINEGFTNAVRHAHQNLPPTTPIDIEVKVFADYLEIRIWDRGQPFNLEAKLHSIMQEQRDPLDREGERGLVFMYKLTDDLRYIRTDDRRNCLVMRKNIT; this comes from the coding sequence ATGAAAGACAAGCAACCAAAGGCCGAGTGGCACCTTCAGGTTGAAACAGACCTGAATGCTTTAACATCCGTTTTGGAATGGTTGGAGAATATCGTTTTGCCCATGATACCAGCGGATTTCTGGTGGCAGTGCCGGCTGATAATCAACGAAGGCTTTACAAACGCTGTCCGCCACGCTCACCAGAACTTGCCCCCCACGACGCCCATAGACATTGAGGTAAAAGTATTTGCCGATTACTTAGAAATTAGGATTTGGGACAGGGGTCAACCCTTCAACTTAGAAGCAAAGCTGCACTCGATCATGCAAGAGCAGCGCGATCCCTTGGACAGAGAAGGAGAAAGGGGACTGGTGTTCATGTACAAGCTCACAGACGACCTTCGGTATATCCGTACCGACGATCGCCGCAACTGCCTGGTAATGCGAAAAAACATTACCTGA
- a CDS encoding type I restriction-modification system subunit M N-terminal domain-containing protein yields MPQFTWILFLKLLDDAEKVREEEAVLEGTLDRYKQLIESPYRWRDRAADDEGMSGDDLLKFINNDEVTLRDGIKSPGLFAYLRSLQSATGRDRKDVIRQFFNDVTNRMISGALLRYNDIF; encoded by the coding sequence TTGCCCCAATTTACTTGGATTCTTTTCCTTAAACTATTAGATGATGCCGAGAAAGTCAGAGAAGAAGAAGCTGTTTTAGAGGGAACACTCGATCGGTACAAGCAACTGATTGAATCGCCTTACCGCTGGCGAGATAGGGCTGCTGATGATGAAGGGATGAGCGGCGATGATTTGCTCAAATTCATTAACAATGATGAGGTAACGCTGCGGGACGGGATAAAAAGCCCTGGTTTGTTCGCTTATTTGCGGAGTCTTCAGAGTGCGACGGGGCGCGATCGCAAAGATGTTATTCGCCAATTTTTTAACGATGTCACCAACCGCATGATTAGCGGCGCATTGCTCCGATATAATGACATTTTCTGA
- a CDS encoding anti-sigma factor antagonist (This anti-anti-sigma factor, or anti-sigma factor antagonist, belongs to a family that includes characterized members SpoIIAA, RsbV, RsfA, and RsfB.), which yields MVSHTPEADFRVTYLDEIPSVHIPVRLSVLEAVNFKTTCQELFSGSTVPSKIVLDFSQTTFIDSSGIGALVSNLKFVKQRGSDLVLRSLKPQVMAVFALTSLDQVLTIEQPSATSTPTETNRSDTPLPMTHPSVQSWVKRLIDIVGAIVGLIITGILFVPIAAAITINDPGPIFFGQTRCGWMGKQFRIWKFRSMCTNAEAMKAQIKNQASGAFFKNDNDPRITKVGRILRKTSLDELPQFWNVLKGEMSLVGTRPPTPDEVERYEVPQWQRLDVKPGMTGEWQVNGRSQVRDFEDVIRLDLKYQQNWSLVYDLKLIVKTVTVLFNKNSGAV from the coding sequence ATGGTCAGTCACACCCCAGAGGCAGATTTTCGGGTTACGTACTTGGACGAGATTCCCTCCGTTCACATACCCGTGCGCTTGAGCGTACTTGAAGCCGTAAACTTCAAGACAACCTGCCAGGAACTTTTCTCCGGAAGCACCGTTCCCAGCAAAATCGTCCTAGACTTCAGTCAGACGACATTCATCGACAGTAGCGGGATCGGTGCTTTAGTCAGCAATCTGAAATTTGTTAAACAGCGCGGCAGCGATTTGGTGCTCCGAAGCCTCAAGCCGCAGGTGATGGCAGTATTTGCTCTCACCAGCCTAGATCAAGTGCTGACGATCGAGCAGCCCTCTGCAACCTCAACTCCCACAGAGACCAACCGCTCGGACACTCCGTTACCGATGACCCACCCTTCAGTGCAATCGTGGGTGAAGCGACTGATAGACATTGTTGGGGCAATTGTCGGTTTGATAATTACAGGAATTTTGTTCGTACCCATAGCTGCAGCCATCACTATCAACGATCCAGGCCCAATATTTTTCGGTCAAACCCGCTGTGGCTGGATGGGCAAACAATTTCGGATTTGGAAATTTCGATCGATGTGTACCAACGCCGAAGCCATGAAAGCCCAAATCAAAAACCAGGCTTCTGGCGCATTTTTCAAAAATGACAACGACCCGCGGATTACCAAAGTCGGGCGCATCTTACGCAAAACCAGCCTCGACGAACTGCCGCAGTTTTGGAACGTGCTCAAAGGCGAAATGAGTCTAGTCGGCACTAGACCGCCTACCCCAGACGAAGTGGAGCGCTACGAAGTCCCTCAGTGGCAGCGTTTGGATGTCAAACCCGGCATGACAGGGGAATGGCAAGTCAACGGTCGCTCTCAAGTCCGCGATTTTGAAGATGTCATCCGTTTAGATTTAAAATACCAACAAAACTGGAGTTTGGTGTATGACCTCAAACTAATTGTCAAAACTGTAACAGTCCTATTTAACAAAAATAGTGGCGCTGTGTAG
- a CDS encoding CGLD27 family protein yields MANVKNVSASICPVPQEQRPINEYQELKESWFFSWVTLNWPGYLAKLAWVWAWSCLVSGPIAASSFAPLKYPAQFALSSAAGAGFILGLALLRLYLGWFYVRSRLSNPTVVYEESGWYDCQSWPKTPEVLLQDQLIVNYQLEPILRRLRQTFYGLTVLLVAGGLTWSCL; encoded by the coding sequence ATGGCTAATGTGAAAAACGTTTCTGCTTCTATTTGTCCGGTTCCGCAAGAACAGCGACCGATCAATGAATACCAAGAACTTAAAGAATCCTGGTTTTTTAGCTGGGTAACACTCAATTGGCCCGGATACCTCGCAAAACTAGCTTGGGTTTGGGCTTGGAGTTGCTTGGTATCGGGGCCGATAGCTGCTTCTAGCTTTGCTCCCCTCAAGTATCCAGCTCAGTTTGCCCTCAGCAGTGCCGCAGGTGCCGGTTTTATTCTAGGATTAGCTTTGCTGCGGCTCTACTTGGGTTGGTTCTACGTGCGATCGCGCCTTTCAAATCCCACGGTCGTCTACGAAGAGTCTGGCTGGTACGATTGTCAATCTTGGCCTAAAACTCCCGAAGTTTTGCTTCAAGACCAGTTGATTGTCAACTACCAACTAGAACCAATTCTCAGGCGTCTGCGGCAGACATTTTATGGTTTGACAGTATTGCTGGTTGCCGGGGGACTAACTTGGAGTTGTTTGTAA
- a CDS encoding asparaginase, whose protein sequence is MTRGKRTQAPELEVTLLREGIVESRHRAQAAVCDNRGRVLSVAGNSETASFIRSSLKPFQALAVTATGTLERYELTDRDLAIICSSHQGTIEQSRQVFNVLWRCDIDPSKLQCPIPEGKKSPLQYNCSGKHAGMLAVCQQLHWPLDTYLRRKHPVQQLILGKVADLLAMPAEEFISARDDCGAPTYLLQLGQMASLYAQLASGNNVDMERIVRAMTHHPIMVAGEGKFDTELMRLTQGELVSKSGAEGVQCIGRVGEGMGLAIKVTDGGKRAQFAVAIHLLKQLGWITPTIAETLAETYLTLSEFKRLEVIGEVSML, encoded by the coding sequence ATGACAAGGGGAAAACGAACCCAAGCTCCCGAACTGGAAGTCACACTGCTGCGCGAAGGTATTGTGGAATCGAGGCACCGCGCCCAGGCCGCTGTCTGCGACAACCGCGGGCGCGTTCTGTCTGTTGCTGGTAACTCGGAAACGGCCTCATTTATCCGTTCTTCACTCAAGCCTTTTCAAGCTTTGGCGGTGACGGCGACTGGCACTTTAGAACGCTACGAATTGACCGATCGAGATTTAGCGATTATTTGCAGTTCTCATCAAGGTACGATCGAGCAATCGCGCCAGGTATTTAACGTCCTGTGGCGCTGCGACATTGACCCCTCTAAACTTCAATGCCCCATTCCAGAAGGCAAAAAGAGCCCCCTGCAATACAATTGCTCCGGCAAACACGCCGGAATGCTGGCCGTCTGCCAGCAACTGCACTGGCCTCTGGACACTTATTTACGCCGCAAACATCCTGTCCAGCAGCTTATTTTGGGCAAAGTGGCTGACTTGCTGGCAATGCCTGCCGAAGAGTTTATCAGCGCTCGCGACGACTGCGGCGCTCCTACCTATCTGTTGCAGTTGGGGCAAATGGCCTCTTTGTACGCTCAGTTAGCCTCCGGGAACAATGTGGATATGGAACGGATTGTCCGCGCTATGACTCATCACCCGATAATGGTTGCCGGTGAGGGCAAATTTGACACGGAACTGATGCGCTTGACTCAAGGGGAATTGGTGAGCAAATCCGGCGCCGAAGGGGTGCAGTGCATTGGCCGGGTTGGCGAAGGCATGGGCTTGGCAATTAAGGTGACGGATGGGGGAAAGCGCGCTCAATTTGCTGTGGCGATTCACTTGCTCAAGCAGTTGGGGTGGATTACTCCGACAATCGCCGAAACTCTGGCGGAGACTTACCTGACTCTCAGCGAGTTTAAGCGCTTGGAGGTAATCGGCGAAGTTTCGATGCTTTAG
- a CDS encoding glycosyltransferase: protein MIKIAVILPVYNEANCIAQTFDRILEFSQKNHAYNFIIVNDGSTDNTLQILENQLKTFPTHHIKLISYSNRQGKGYAVKKGSECVDADCICFMDGDLAYSLEHLELLVKKLKEFDVVIGCRNLERENFRNLTLLRKISGKIFNFISGKILDLPYRDMQAGLKGFNKIPAREIFKNQTLTGFCFDAELLFLAKKKDIQLVKFQPRFASNTSTKIPKSIYSKIP, encoded by the coding sequence ATGATAAAGATAGCGGTAATTCTGCCTGTTTACAACGAAGCAAATTGCATAGCCCAAACCTTTGACAGAATTTTAGAATTTTCCCAAAAAAACCATGCTTACAATTTTATTATTGTTAATGACGGCTCGACCGACAATACACTGCAAATTCTCGAAAACCAACTCAAAACTTTCCCCACACATCACATCAAACTAATTTCTTACAGCAACCGTCAAGGCAAAGGATATGCCGTCAAAAAAGGCAGCGAATGTGTAGACGCCGACTGCATTTGCTTCATGGATGGCGACTTAGCTTACTCCCTCGAACACCTCGAACTCTTAGTCAAAAAATTAAAAGAATTTGATGTCGTAATTGGTTGCAGAAATCTCGAACGAGAAAACTTCCGAAATCTTACCTTACTCCGAAAAATCTCAGGCAAAATATTTAACTTCATTTCTGGCAAAATTCTCGATCTACCATATAGAGATATGCAAGCCGGACTCAAAGGATTTAACAAAATACCAGCTCGAGAAATATTTAAAAACCAAACACTTACTGGATTTTGTTTTGATGCAGAACTGCTTTTTTTAGCAAAAAAAAAAGATATACAATTGGTGAAATTCCAGCCAAGGTTTGCCAGCAACACCTCTACAAAAATTCCCAAGTCAATATATTCAAAGATTCCCTAA
- a CDS encoding XisI protein: MDKLEYYRHTIKQILTGYYEMTVKGAIALDELEPEHRLAFDEERDHYLWFRSGWDGKKRLRHITMYLRIKEGKIWVEEDWTDLCVVDDLLAAGISKGDIVLGFHHPSKRPLTEFATV, translated from the coding sequence ATGGATAAATTAGAATACTATCGCCATACAATTAAACAAATATTGACTGGATATTATGAAATGACCGTCAAAGGGGCGATCGCACTAGATGAATTAGAGCCAGAGCATCGTCTAGCATTTGACGAAGAACGAGATCACTATCTATGGTTTCGTTCGGGCTGGGATGGCAAAAAACGGCTCCGCCATATTACCATGTATCTTCGGATTAAAGAGGGTAAAATTTGGGTGGAAGAAGATTGGACGGATTTGTGCGTAGTTGATGATTTACTAGCAGCAGGAATTTCTAAGGGCGATATTGTTTTGGGGTTTCACCATCCTAGCAAAAGACCTTTGACAGAATTTGCCACAGTTTGA
- a CDS encoding DUF3318 domain-containing protein, with amino-acid sequence MTSYATSTARAEMSEIRRLKNILPPELQSWVTVEKTIEVNPTLIRSEEIGKDQVEIQIDLIRWEQLAMDQRNLLFWHEVARIQNDTIPRDGWEMAALAIGLGGAVGELWVQDGLLLLLALSLCGVSGWRLYQKNNGEKSLKEAVDADEKALALATRFGYTLPNAYKSLGSALKTLIEQTSKKQQRAKYEARLQALKRNAAKAKAKVKPITRETSQSENVYNS; translated from the coding sequence ATGACATCCTATGCAACCTCTACAGCAAGAGCCGAGATGAGTGAGATCCGGCGCTTGAAAAACATACTGCCCCCAGAACTCCAAAGTTGGGTAACAGTAGAAAAAACAATAGAAGTTAATCCTACCCTGATCCGCAGCGAAGAAATAGGCAAAGACCAGGTAGAAATCCAAATAGACCTGATCCGCTGGGAACAGCTAGCAATGGATCAGCGCAACCTCCTATTTTGGCACGAAGTCGCCAGAATCCAAAACGACACCATCCCCAGAGACGGTTGGGAAATGGCAGCCCTCGCCATTGGTTTAGGCGGCGCCGTCGGCGAACTTTGGGTACAAGACGGTTTGCTGCTGTTACTAGCCCTATCCCTTTGCGGCGTCTCCGGCTGGAGACTTTACCAAAAAAACAACGGAGAGAAAAGTTTAAAAGAAGCAGTAGACGCCGACGAAAAAGCCCTCGCCCTTGCCACCCGCTTCGGCTACACTCTCCCAAACGCCTACAAAAGCCTCGGCAGCGCCTTAAAAACCTTAATCGAGCAAACCTCCAAAAAACAGCAGCGGGCTAAATACGAAGCTCGTCTCCAGGCCCTCAAACGCAACGCAGCCAAAGCCAAAGCCAAAGTCAAACCCATCACCCGCGAAACCTCTCAGTCAGAAAACGTCTACAATTCTTAA
- a CDS encoding polysaccharide deacetylase family protein, which produces MNKSILLSFDIEEFDIPEEYGQPLESELKFQISNRGLSKIIALLEKLDITATFFVTANFALHNPDTIREISQHHEIASHGFYHSQFCLEDLHKSKQTLEQITNTEITGFRMARLQPVDDAEIEKAGYEYNSSMNPTYIPGRYNNLSKPRTAYYTNKLLNLPISVTPLIRFPLFWLSFKNFPLSMIELATQLTLETDSYLNIYFHPWEFTDISQFKLPSYVKKDSGRKMVEKLEKYLTKLKTKGKFISISEFKHNFSQP; this is translated from the coding sequence ATGAATAAATCAATCTTGTTGAGCTTTGACATAGAAGAATTTGACATCCCCGAAGAATACGGTCAACCCCTGGAATCCGAGCTCAAATTTCAAATTTCTAACCGAGGATTGTCAAAGATTATTGCACTTCTAGAAAAATTAGATATTACAGCCACATTTTTTGTTACAGCTAACTTTGCACTCCACAACCCAGATACAATCAGAGAAATTTCACAACACCATGAAATCGCCTCCCACGGCTTTTACCACTCTCAATTTTGCCTAGAAGATTTACACAAATCTAAACAAACCTTAGAACAAATAACTAATACTGAAATCACTGGATTCAGGATGGCCAGACTTCAGCCCGTTGACGACGCAGAAATAGAAAAAGCAGGCTACGAATACAACTCATCAATGAATCCAACTTACATCCCCGGCAGATACAACAACCTATCTAAACCCCGAACTGCATATTATACGAATAAACTGCTCAACCTTCCCATTTCAGTCACTCCTCTGATCAGATTTCCCTTATTTTGGTTGAGCTTTAAAAACTTCCCCCTCTCAATGATAGAATTAGCAACCCAACTAACCCTAGAAACAGACTCTTATCTGAACATCTACTTTCACCCCTGGGAATTCACAGATATTTCCCAGTTTAAATTACCCAGTTACGTCAAAAAAGACTCAGGTAGGAAAATGGTTGAAAAACTAGAAAAATATCTCACCAAGCTGAAAACCAAAGGCAAATTTATTTCTATTTCCGAATTTAAGCACAACTTCAGTCAACCTTAG